In a genomic window of Methanoregula sp. UBA64:
- a CDS encoding PEGA domain-containing protein, protein MLMKSRNIIAACCLLIVLAGLAAASGSVQSYLGNTVKLSGYCSDSSTVYLFVTGPNLPANGVALDNLNRGTDQGGFTPVSVDSNGRWEYNWNPGGSIDAGTYTVWAVNSQTDKAHLSQAEFTTLSVTLGNPSISIATPAPVPGSLDLRSVPDNVSVTVNGNYKGKTPVVVDNLNPGTYQVVFSRFDYEPFSTPAKVESGSITEVTATLVPKTGSLFINTTPSGAAISIDGTPSGTAPVTLNGLAAGNHTVNATLEGYLPSENQVRVVADQTVTTTLELKKPTLPGIPGIAAPLSPAIAVIACLSVIVLAGAIAGKQR, encoded by the coding sequence ATGCTGATGAAATCCAGAAATATCATTGCAGCATGCTGCCTTCTCATCGTTCTTGCCGGACTTGCCGCTGCCAGCGGTTCGGTGCAGTCGTACCTGGGAAATACCGTGAAGCTCTCGGGCTACTGTTCGGACAGTTCAACGGTCTATCTTTTTGTGACCGGGCCGAATCTCCCGGCAAACGGGGTAGCCCTCGATAACCTGAACCGGGGGACCGACCAGGGCGGGTTTACCCCGGTCAGCGTGGACAGCAATGGCCGCTGGGAATATAACTGGAACCCGGGCGGAAGCATCGATGCCGGCACTTACACGGTCTGGGCAGTCAACAGCCAGACCGACAAGGCACATTTAAGCCAGGCAGAGTTCACAACCCTCTCGGTCACGTTGGGAAACCCGAGCATCAGTATCGCGACACCGGCGCCAGTCCCGGGGAGTCTCGACCTGCGTTCGGTCCCGGATAATGTCTCGGTGACCGTGAACGGGAACTACAAGGGAAAGACGCCGGTTGTTGTCGATAACCTCAATCCCGGCACCTACCAGGTTGTGTTTTCCCGGTTCGATTACGAGCCGTTCTCCACTCCGGCAAAGGTGGAATCCGGATCGATCACCGAAGTGACTGCAACGCTCGTGCCAAAGACCGGATCGCTTTTCATCAACACAACCCCTTCAGGGGCCGCGATCAGCATCGATGGCACGCCCTCCGGGACGGCACCGGTAACCCTCAATGGGCTTGCTGCCGGCAACCACACGGTAAATGCAACGCTTGAAGGCTATCTTCCCTCCGAGAACCAGGTACGGGTGGTTGCAGACCAGACCGTGACGACCACACTGGAACTCAAAAAACCAACCCTTCCGGGAATTCCGGGCATAGCTGCGCCACTGTCACCGGCAATCGCCGTCATTGCCTGCCTGTCTGTGATCGTTCTGGCCGGTGCCATAGCAGGAAAACAACGGTAA
- a CDS encoding zinc-ribbon domain-containing protein yields MGYPDLKSDESIILTAQHVKVKSVPFELVLTSRRLIIIDSEKNVVPTQQIPLITIRNVMIGENAIRDPVITLTILTDTADTRELALTYAMQTGGERRREAGEWVKELKKYIAEASSYPVEMMPASQPAAQPPRQDYAGSSGIKKKIEVSRPIKKIAVETDHLPPKPVETTSLPEGSFCGRCGNRIPPGSTFCNRCGTKVAEPGEPETPAPAAAAPEQISTAPAAVPVSGDRKSRPIEQIIHSIEPLIEDSVPRAAPMDAVPEPEGALTPHTAVPETAPAEPVAAAPLAAPDDQTVISPAPATAAAPADGGEPAPAVPPVVPLPPIPAAPKKKRFGILPIAIIVIVIIAVAAGGFMLLKNGQAPASTPVTTTVPTTIATVHTTIPTTIATPVVTTVPTTAAPVVPQTGIWAEVIYDKTYTGQVGTPGSKVTVTDTGDHYYIIPTKDGMVSVSLAKTDGSGDELKVIVYSAGQVVKTASTTTPKGSIDLQFAVALPTTATPVAIATLETTTQTAATATNATNSTA; encoded by the coding sequence ATGGGCTATCCCGATTTGAAAAGCGACGAGTCCATCATCCTGACGGCACAGCATGTCAAGGTAAAGTCCGTGCCGTTCGAACTGGTGCTCACCAGCCGGCGCCTCATCATCATCGACAGCGAGAAAAACGTTGTCCCTACGCAGCAGATCCCGTTAATTACGATACGCAACGTCATGATCGGGGAGAACGCCATACGTGACCCGGTCATCACGCTGACTATCCTGACCGATACCGCAGACACCCGCGAGCTCGCGCTCACGTATGCCATGCAGACCGGCGGGGAACGCCGGCGCGAGGCCGGGGAATGGGTCAAGGAGTTAAAGAAATACATTGCCGAGGCCTCGTCCTACCCGGTAGAGATGATGCCCGCGTCCCAGCCTGCGGCCCAGCCGCCGCGGCAGGACTATGCGGGTTCGTCCGGCATAAAAAAGAAGATCGAAGTCTCGCGCCCGATCAAAAAGATCGCGGTCGAGACCGATCACCTCCCGCCAAAACCCGTAGAGACCACGAGCCTGCCGGAAGGATCCTTCTGTGGCAGGTGCGGCAACCGTATTCCCCCCGGCTCGACTTTCTGCAACCGCTGCGGGACCAAAGTGGCAGAACCCGGCGAACCGGAAACCCCGGCACCGGCAGCTGCTGCGCCGGAACAGATCTCCACCGCGCCGGCAGCGGTACCGGTCTCCGGAGACCGCAAGAGCCGGCCCATCGAACAGATCATCCACTCGATCGAGCCCCTGATTGAAGATTCCGTTCCCCGTGCAGCACCGATGGATGCTGTTCCGGAACCGGAAGGCGCACTGACTCCGCATACCGCTGTCCCGGAGACCGCCCCGGCTGAACCGGTTGCAGCAGCACCGCTCGCTGCACCGGACGACCAGACGGTCATCTCCCCGGCACCGGCAACTGCCGCAGCCCCCGCAGATGGCGGGGAACCCGCACCGGCAGTCCCGCCCGTAGTACCCCTGCCGCCCATCCCGGCCGCACCAAAGAAGAAGCGCTTTGGCATCCTCCCGATTGCAATCATCGTGATCGTCATCATCGCGGTTGCAGCCGGCGGATTCATGCTGTTAAAGAACGGGCAGGCCCCGGCATCCACCCCGGTCACGACAACGGTGCCCACGACAATCGCCACGGTTCATACAACCATTCCGACCACGATCGCAACACCCGTGGTAACGACCGTCCCGACAACCGCAGCACCGGTTGTTCCCCAGACAGGCATATGGGCCGAAGTGATCTATGACAAGACCTACACCGGCCAGGTAGGGACACCGGGCTCGAAGGTTACCGTGACCGATACCGGCGACCATTACTATATCATCCCCACCAAGGACGGTATGGTCAGTGTCTCGCTTGCAAAGACGGACGGATCCGGCGACGAACTCAAGGTGATCGTGTACAGCGCGGGACAGGTAGTAAAGACCGCGTCTACCACAACTCCGAAGGGAAGTATCGACCTCCAGTTTGCGGTTGCTCTCCCGACCACCGCAACGCCGGTGGCAATCGCAACCCTCGAAACCACAACCCAGACTGCTGCCACAGCCACAAATGCTACGAACAGCACAGCATAA
- the serS gene encoding serine--tRNA ligase, with the protein MLDIRFVRASPEIVKADLTKRNATDKIAWVDEILSKDARSRELKVQTDELRRRRNTIAREINEARKAGSDPAPLMKEAAELPKKIKENDAEQEEITKIIHTRLMRLPNILHESVPQGKDDTENFEIKRVGTPRTFDFELKNHGQLAADNGWADFERATKTSGAGFYFLKGPLVMLDLALQHFALDLLIKKGFTPVVPPFMINRSSYEGVTDLDDFEKVMYKIDGDDAYLIATSEHPIAAMYQDEIFEEKDLPLRLCGLSPCFRREIGAHGLDTKGLFRVHQFTKIEQFVYCKPEDSWTIHEELLANAEEVFTKLGLPYHVVNICTGDIGTVAAKKYDIEAWMPRENAYKEVVSCSNCTAYQATSLNIRVRDKENFESKRYVHTLNSTAIATSRALRCILENYQNRDGTVTIPEVLRPYMGGRELM; encoded by the coding sequence ATGCTGGATATCAGGTTTGTACGGGCGAGCCCCGAGATTGTCAAAGCCGATCTCACGAAACGGAACGCCACAGATAAGATCGCATGGGTGGATGAGATACTCTCTAAAGACGCCCGGTCACGCGAACTCAAGGTGCAGACCGATGAGCTCCGGCGCCGGCGAAACACAATCGCGCGGGAGATCAACGAGGCCAGGAAGGCTGGCAGCGACCCGGCGCCTTTGATGAAAGAGGCCGCAGAGCTCCCCAAAAAGATCAAGGAGAACGATGCCGAGCAGGAAGAGATCACAAAAATCATCCATACCCGGCTCATGCGCCTCCCCAATATCCTGCACGAGAGCGTGCCGCAGGGAAAAGACGATACCGAAAACTTCGAGATCAAGCGCGTCGGCACCCCGCGCACCTTCGACTTCGAGCTCAAAAACCACGGCCAGCTTGCCGCAGACAACGGCTGGGCGGACTTCGAGCGGGCGACAAAGACCTCCGGTGCCGGATTCTATTTCCTCAAAGGTCCCCTTGTCATGCTCGACCTCGCGCTCCAGCACTTTGCGCTCGACCTCCTCATCAAAAAAGGGTTTACCCCGGTCGTCCCGCCGTTCATGATCAACCGGAGCTCGTACGAGGGCGTTACCGATCTCGACGATTTCGAGAAGGTCATGTACAAGATCGATGGCGACGACGCGTACCTGATTGCAACAAGCGAGCACCCCATCGCCGCAATGTACCAGGACGAGATCTTCGAGGAAAAGGATCTTCCCTTACGCCTCTGCGGCCTCTCGCCCTGCTTCCGGCGCGAGATCGGTGCCCATGGTCTTGACACCAAAGGGCTCTTCCGCGTCCACCAGTTCACGAAGATCGAGCAGTTTGTGTACTGCAAACCCGAGGACTCCTGGACGATCCACGAGGAACTCCTGGCAAATGCCGAGGAAGTCTTCACAAAACTCGGCCTCCCCTACCATGTAGTCAACATCTGTACCGGGGATATCGGCACGGTGGCTGCGAAAAAGTACGATATCGAGGCCTGGATGCCCCGCGAGAACGCGTACAAGGAGGTCGTCTCCTGCTCCAACTGCACCGCGTACCAGGCAACGAGCCTCAACATCCGGGTCCGGGACAAGGAAAACTTCGAGTCGAAACGGTACGTCCACACGCTCAACTCGACCGCGATCGCCACCTCGCGGGCGCTCCGGTGCATCTTAGAGAATTACCAGAACCGGGACGGCACGGTCACGATCCCCGAAGTCCTGCGCCCGTATATGGGCGGCCGGGAACTGATGTGA
- a CDS encoding class I SAM-dependent methyltransferase, protein MPAPATNPWETEYARKGRVWGGAVHNLPALGPGEKVLELGCGNGKTFGALRERGCIVTGIDISASAAALCRHQVPGTGAGEVAVADACCLPFLAGAFDAVVAFHVIGHLPGQDRARAMEEIARVLRPGGNLYFSAFSREDFRAGQGTECEPGTFARKNGIATHYFTEDEVRSLAGSRFGGECRTHTWYLAVRGERFLRAEISGRFSRLYP, encoded by the coding sequence ATGCCTGCCCCTGCCACGAATCCCTGGGAGACCGAGTATGCCCGGAAAGGCCGGGTCTGGGGCGGAGCGGTGCATAACCTCCCGGCGCTTGGGCCGGGAGAGAAGGTTCTTGAACTCGGCTGCGGGAACGGCAAGACCTTTGGCGCGCTGCGGGAACGGGGCTGCATTGTTACCGGTATCGATATCTCGGCATCCGCAGCAGCATTGTGCCGGCACCAGGTTCCCGGTACGGGGGCCGGAGAAGTTGCCGTTGCCGATGCCTGCTGCCTGCCGTTTTTGGCCGGGGCGTTCGATGCCGTGGTGGCGTTTCACGTCATCGGGCATCTTCCGGGACAGGACCGTGCCCGGGCAATGGAAGAGATCGCCCGCGTGCTGCGGCCCGGCGGGAACCTGTACTTCTCGGCATTCTCCCGGGAAGACTTCCGTGCCGGGCAGGGCACGGAATGCGAGCCCGGGACATTTGCGCGCAAAAACGGGATCGCGACCCATTATTTTACCGAGGACGAAGTGCGCTCCCTTGCCGGCAGCCGGTTTGGCGGGGAGTGCAGGACGCATACCTGGTATCTTGCCGTGCGGGGAGAGCGGTTTTTACGGGCGGAGATTAGCGGACGGTTCAGCCGGTTATATCCATGA
- a CDS encoding PEGA domain-containing protein — MTRSFLPARPVILLCIFLTALFLILPVQAFTADSLSITVDKNGDASATFRYTLEGVIENAIPESVLQEQLVKGLATSSDPPQVVSFDKSQASLILKNFAVTNDVATGTEYQTAPMDFKKAQVALQNSAVSTVISADFSPKTITVTFPDGYARTLADSSALPSLKHTVIDPAKAAAVPTVNASALGAIKVSTSPAAVHVYIDSVYAGESPDTFAGIAPGSHTVSLEADGYVTRTKTVTVTAGNTVTVFESLDLAPTPTKKAGVSGTGIAALAGAVAVCGVIALRRK; from the coding sequence ATGACGCGTTCCTTCCTGCCGGCCCGGCCGGTTATCCTGCTGTGCATTTTTTTGACCGCCCTGTTCCTGATCCTGCCGGTGCAGGCCTTTACCGCAGATTCCCTCAGTATTACGGTGGACAAAAACGGCGATGCCTCAGCCACGTTCCGGTACACGCTCGAAGGGGTGATTGAGAATGCCATCCCCGAGTCTGTGCTCCAGGAACAGCTGGTAAAAGGGCTCGCCACCAGTTCCGATCCGCCGCAGGTCGTCTCCTTTGACAAATCGCAGGCATCCCTGATTCTCAAGAACTTTGCAGTGACAAACGACGTCGCGACCGGCACAGAATACCAGACCGCTCCAATGGATTTCAAGAAAGCACAGGTTGCCCTCCAGAATTCTGCGGTGAGCACGGTGATCTCCGCGGACTTTTCCCCGAAAACGATCACGGTAACCTTCCCGGACGGCTATGCGCGGACGCTTGCCGACTCTTCCGCGCTCCCGAGCCTGAAGCATACCGTGATCGATCCGGCTAAGGCCGCAGCGGTCCCGACCGTGAACGCCTCGGCACTCGGCGCAATAAAGGTCAGCACCTCGCCGGCAGCGGTCCACGTGTATATCGATTCCGTGTACGCCGGCGAGAGCCCGGACACGTTTGCCGGGATCGCCCCGGGATCGCATACGGTAAGCCTGGAAGCGGACGGCTATGTGACCCGGACAAAGACGGTAACGGTCACCGCAGGGAACACCGTCACGGTCTTTGAATCGCTCGACCTGGCGCCGACACCGACCAAAAAGGCAGGAGTCTCCGGGACCGGGATTGCCGCGCTTGCCGGGGCGGTGGCGGTCTGCGGGGTAATCGCCCTGCGCCGGAAATGA
- a CDS encoding VTT domain-containing protein has protein sequence MIESILGIILHLDQNLAGIVHTYGLWTYLILFIIIFCETGFVITPFLPGDSLLFVSGALAASGILNLELLIAVYILGAVIGDTVNYWLGNYLGLKVFVEKFPGLVKKEYIDRTHCFYDRWGGATIFVARFVPFVRTFAPFLAGVGSMKYRRFLFYNVLGAVAWTLLLVLGGYYLGALSVVKENMSLMLLGVFILTAGAILLIIAGLISSCRRKKPDCD, from the coding sequence ATGATAGAGTCGATCCTCGGTATCATCCTCCACCTTGACCAGAACCTTGCCGGCATTGTTCATACCTATGGCCTCTGGACGTATCTCATCCTCTTTATCATCATCTTCTGCGAGACAGGTTTTGTCATAACGCCGTTTTTGCCCGGGGATTCCCTGCTCTTTGTATCGGGAGCCCTGGCCGCGAGCGGGATCTTAAACCTCGAACTGCTGATCGCCGTGTACATCCTCGGGGCGGTCATCGGGGATACGGTCAACTACTGGCTGGGGAACTATCTCGGCCTCAAAGTCTTTGTCGAAAAGTTCCCGGGCCTTGTGAAAAAAGAGTACATCGATCGGACCCACTGCTTCTATGACCGGTGGGGCGGGGCAACGATCTTTGTTGCCCGGTTCGTCCCCTTTGTCCGGACCTTTGCGCCGTTTCTGGCCGGTGTCGGGTCGATGAAGTACCGCAGGTTCCTCTTCTACAATGTCCTTGGTGCAGTGGCCTGGACGCTGCTTCTCGTGCTCGGCGGGTATTACCTGGGCGCGCTTTCCGTAGTAAAAGAGAACATGAGCCTGATGCTCCTTGGCGTCTTTATCCTTACTGCGGGGGCGATCCTGCTCATCATCGCCGGCCTCATCTCCTCATGCCGGAGAAAAAAGCCGGACTGTGACTAA
- a CDS encoding GHMP kinase yields MPVMMIRGGDLDLVEYEFRSFLPGEIQKTLGLEKKKYKLAPRKGKVLVKAPARIHLSVLDMNRFAPDHAGGGGIGFAIQCYCTAEAECTKQGLVIDYNRSAIIENFVAVFSKTVGYTGGFKIKAADHQKKHVGLGSTSTVMIAVATAINEAVGAPLTNAELRRLIGHNYVEETSDGKIAFGFETGVGPAASTHGGMAVMGDELVLVYHHPFAEGKNVFIVLPPSDISSAGTKEFDLLMNRARTLDYRDRELKAYFFMMDLIPALERADLKKIGDIIWEIEFRGSKRAEVEHHSYRIYQYMSMLREAGLEFVGMSSVGPAIAIITERDKKALAKILKPIGLEIAIETKVDNAGMKVTHRA; encoded by the coding sequence ATGCCGGTCATGATGATACGCGGCGGTGACCTGGATCTCGTGGAATACGAGTTCAGGTCGTTTCTCCCGGGAGAGATCCAAAAGACGCTCGGGCTTGAGAAGAAGAAATACAAACTGGCTCCCCGGAAGGGAAAGGTGCTGGTAAAAGCACCGGCCCGGATCCATCTGTCCGTTCTCGATATGAACCGGTTTGCACCGGACCATGCGGGCGGCGGCGGGATCGGGTTTGCCATCCAGTGCTACTGCACGGCGGAAGCCGAGTGCACGAAGCAGGGGCTCGTGATCGATTACAACCGGTCGGCCATCATCGAGAACTTTGTTGCCGTATTTTCCAAGACCGTGGGATACACCGGCGGATTTAAGATCAAGGCCGCAGATCACCAGAAAAAACACGTGGGCCTCGGGTCGACAAGCACGGTGATGATCGCGGTCGCGACTGCGATCAACGAAGCGGTCGGCGCGCCGCTCACCAATGCCGAGCTGCGCCGGCTCATCGGCCACAACTATGTCGAGGAGACCTCGGACGGGAAGATCGCGTTCGGCTTCGAGACCGGGGTCGGGCCGGCCGCGAGCACCCATGGCGGCATGGCCGTGATGGGCGACGAGCTCGTGCTCGTGTACCACCACCCGTTCGCGGAAGGAAAAAACGTCTTTATCGTCCTCCCGCCTTCGGACATCTCGTCTGCGGGAACTAAAGAGTTCGATCTCCTGATGAACCGGGCGCGGACGCTCGATTACCGGGACCGGGAACTCAAGGCGTATTTCTTCATGATGGACCTTATCCCGGCACTCGAACGCGCAGATCTCAAAAAGATCGGCGACATCATCTGGGAGATCGAGTTCCGCGGCTCGAAGCGTGCAGAGGTCGAGCACCACAGCTACCGTATCTACCAGTACATGAGCATGCTCCGGGAGGCCGGCCTCGAATTTGTCGGCATGAGCTCGGTGGGGCCCGCGATCGCGATCATCACCGAACGGGATAAAAAGGCTCTAGCGAAGATCCTCAAACCCATCGGCCTCGAGATCGCCATCGAGACAAAGGTCGATAACGCGGGCATGAAGGTTACCCACCGGGCATAA
- the gpmA gene encoding 2,3-diphosphoglycerate-dependent phosphoglycerate mutase, which translates to MYTIVLLRHGESTWNKENRFTGWTDVDLSEKGRTEAERAARLITEAGLSFDLCYTSMLRRAIRTLWIVLDHMDLMYLPVEHSWRLNERHYGALQGLDKRETTEKFGKDQVLLWRRGYAVRPPALPADDARHPRFDPRYAGLGAEAQPATESLADTLARVVPYWEGTIAPSIKSGRKVIIAAHGNSIRALVKYLDHVPDDVITEVNIPTGFPLVYELDDNLRPVRHYYLGDQKEIEQATASVANQAGTGK; encoded by the coding sequence ATGTACACGATTGTCCTGCTCCGTCATGGCGAGAGTACCTGGAACAAGGAGAACCGGTTTACCGGCTGGACCGATGTCGACCTCTCGGAGAAAGGAAGAACGGAGGCAGAACGGGCCGCCCGGCTCATCACGGAGGCCGGCCTGTCCTTTGATCTCTGTTATACCTCCATGCTCCGCCGGGCGATCCGGACGCTCTGGATCGTGCTCGATCATATGGACCTGATGTATCTCCCGGTCGAGCACTCGTGGAGGCTCAACGAGCGCCACTACGGCGCCCTGCAGGGCCTTGACAAGCGCGAGACCACCGAGAAGTTCGGCAAAGATCAGGTCCTGCTCTGGCGCCGGGGATATGCCGTGCGCCCCCCGGCACTTCCCGCGGACGACGCGCGGCACCCGCGTTTCGATCCCCGGTACGCGGGGCTGGGCGCAGAGGCACAGCCGGCAACCGAGTCGCTTGCCGATACGCTCGCGCGGGTCGTGCCCTACTGGGAAGGAACGATCGCCCCCTCCATAAAAAGCGGCAGGAAGGTCATTATCGCAGCCCACGGGAACAGTATCCGGGCGCTCGTCAAGTACCTCGACCATGTGCCGGACGATGTGATAACTGAAGTCAACATCCCCACCGGCTTCCCGCTCGTGTACGAACTCGACGATAACCTGCGCCCGGTCCGGCACTACTACCTGGGCGACCAAAAAGAGATCGAGCAGGCAACGGCCTCGGTTGCAAACCAGGCCGGCACCGGGAAATAA
- a CDS encoding ferredoxin domain-containing protein, with amino-acid sequence MTAEKDALQTVAGLMALAARTAPKGRGVDSIVIKVLTKAEIKKLVAAMKTYGEAHEPYRFFLRDAANIAAGDACVLVGAAGRDVAGINCGACGYAGCAEFQKAVQKNKAKKERRPYPGPNCAIKMADLGIAVGSAAKIAQIHNADNRIMFSAGSIAIALGLLGKDCTVAYAIPLSATGKNVFFDRIWPK; translated from the coding sequence ATGACTGCGGAAAAGGATGCCCTGCAAACGGTTGCCGGGCTCATGGCGCTTGCGGCCCGGACCGCCCCGAAAGGAAGGGGCGTTGACTCGATCGTGATAAAAGTGCTCACGAAAGCGGAGATAAAAAAACTCGTGGCCGCAATGAAGACTTACGGCGAAGCCCACGAGCCGTACAGGTTCTTCCTGCGCGATGCCGCAAACATTGCCGCGGGCGATGCCTGCGTGCTTGTCGGCGCCGCCGGACGGGACGTTGCGGGCATCAACTGCGGGGCGTGCGGGTATGCAGGCTGCGCGGAGTTCCAAAAAGCCGTTCAGAAGAACAAGGCAAAAAAGGAACGCCGGCCTTACCCGGGGCCCAACTGCGCGATCAAGATGGCCGACCTCGGGATTGCGGTCGGTTCCGCGGCAAAGATCGCACAGATCCACAATGCGGACAACCGGATCATGTTCAGCGCCGGCTCCATCGCGATTGCGCTCGGCCTGCTCGGCAAAGACTGCACGGTTGCCTACGCGATCCCGCTTTCGGCAACCGGCAAAAATGTCTTCTTTGACCGGATCTGGCCAAAGTAA
- a CDS encoding PaaI family thioesterase, with product MNPAADKSPAPGPVELFETNDFARLLGMHITDARDGYARVEMDCTGKLNPHGAAHGGAVFSLADHAFGIASNCGPVQYTAISVHIQYLAPARGRIAAVAERTAKNETCDIFTVTVIDGSGRTVALFYGTAFRVLP from the coding sequence ATGAATCCTGCAGCAGACAAATCTCCGGCACCCGGTCCGGTCGAACTTTTCGAAACCAATGATTTTGCCCGGCTGCTGGGCATGCATATCACGGACGCCCGCGACGGTTATGCCCGGGTGGAGATGGACTGTACAGGAAAACTCAATCCGCACGGCGCAGCCCACGGGGGCGCGGTCTTCTCCCTTGCCGACCATGCATTCGGGATCGCTTCGAACTGCGGCCCGGTGCAGTACACCGCAATTTCCGTGCACATCCAGTACCTGGCGCCGGCCCGGGGCCGGATTGCCGCCGTTGCAGAACGCACGGCCAAAAACGAGACCTGCGATATCTTTACCGTAACGGTCATTGATGGATCCGGGCGCACGGTAGCACTCTTTTACGGTACCGCGTTCCGGGTCTTGCCGTGA